The following are encoded in a window of Pseudalgibacter alginicilyticus genomic DNA:
- the mscL gene encoding large conductance mechanosensitive channel protein MscL, which produces MKLYKDFKEFAVKGNMMDMAIGIIIGAAFNKVIDVMVKKVFLPPLSLLTDGVNFGDKQIVLRHAETDATGGVISDEVAIGYGALGEAFLDFIIIAFTVFIVVKFMNRLRNKSHDSNDDTVATPKDIELLSKLTDLMEEQNKLLQSKKY; this is translated from the coding sequence ATGAAATTATATAAAGATTTTAAAGAATTTGCTGTTAAAGGTAATATGATGGATATGGCCATTGGAATTATTATAGGTGCAGCCTTTAATAAAGTTATTGATGTTATGGTTAAAAAGGTGTTTTTACCACCGTTATCATTGCTAACTGATGGTGTTAATTTTGGAGATAAACAAATTGTACTACGCCATGCTGAAACAGATGCCACAGGTGGTGTTATATCAGATGAAGTAGCTATTGGTTATGGTGCTTTAGGTGAAGCTTTTTTAGATTTTATCATTATTGCTTTTACCGTGTTTATTGTAGTGAAATTTATGAATCGCTTGCGAAACAAATCACATGATTCAAATGATGATACTGTTGCTACACCAAAAGATATTGAATTGCTTTCAAAACTTACAGATTTAATGGAAGAGCAAAATAAGTTATTGCAATCCAAAAAATACTAA
- a CDS encoding Crp/Fnr family transcriptional regulator: MDKNFSFLNSISEISEATFKKLLEAATLVNVEAGNQLIKADESPSKVYLLISGFMRAYLSSETGKEYNKKFFLPYNFVASLTALIKNEKSRLTYETLTDCQLYEMNFEVFMNFVNTDLSICKLYVKTLEGVFMDDEKRQLEFISMNATQRYLALKKEISDIDSLIPQYQIASYLSITPVQLCRIRKKLNANY; this comes from the coding sequence TTGGACAAAAACTTTTCTTTTTTAAATTCTATTAGTGAAATTAGTGAAGCAACTTTTAAAAAGTTATTAGAAGCAGCAACCTTAGTTAATGTTGAAGCAGGAAATCAACTCATAAAAGCAGATGAGTCTCCCAGTAAAGTTTACCTGTTAATTTCTGGTTTTATGAGAGCCTATTTGAGTTCAGAAACGGGTAAAGAATATAATAAAAAATTTTTTCTACCATATAATTTTGTTGCCTCACTTACGGCTTTGATAAAAAATGAAAAATCAAGACTGACTTATGAAACGCTTACAGATTGTCAATTATATGAGATGAATTTTGAAGTTTTCATGAATTTTGTCAATACTGATTTAAGTATATGTAAGTTGTATGTAAAAACATTAGAGGGTGTTTTTATGGATGATGAAAAGCGTCAATTGGAGTTTATTTCAATGAACGCAACTCAGCGTTATTTAGCCCTAAAAAAAGAAATTTCAGATATTGATTCACTCATACCTCAATATCAAATAGCATCTTACTTGAGTATTACCCCAGTACAGTTATGTAGAATTAGAAAAAAATTAAATGCAAATTATTAA
- the fumC gene encoding class II fumarate hydratase, whose translation MSFRIEKDTMGEVKVPADKLWGAQTERSRNNFKIGPSASMPLEIIYGFAYLKKAAAFTNCELGVLPIEKRDLIAQVCDEILEGKHDDQFPLVIWQTGSGTQSNMNVNEVIANRAQQLAGQVIGEGEKVIQPNDDVNKSQSSNDTFPTGMHIAAYKKIVETTIPGVKQLRDTLKKKSEAFKNVVKIGRTHLMDATPLTLGQELSGYVAQLNHGIKALENTLPHLSELALGGTAVGTGLNTPKGYSKRVAEYIAKFTELPFVTAPNKFEALAAHDALVETHGALKQLAVSLNKIANDIRMMASGPRSGIGEIIIPANEPGSSIMPGKVNPTQCEALTMVCAQVMGNDVAVSVGGLQGHYELNVFKPIMAANVLQSAQLIGNACVSFEENCAIGIEPNQEVITKLLNNSLMLVTALNTKIGYYKAAEIANTAHKNGTTLKEEAVRLGYVTPEDYDAWVKPEDMVGSLK comes from the coding sequence ATGAGTTTTAGAATAGAAAAAGACACTATGGGCGAGGTAAAAGTACCTGCCGATAAACTTTGGGGTGCACAAACCGAGCGCTCTAGAAACAATTTCAAAATAGGACCTTCGGCTTCTATGCCTTTAGAGATAATTTATGGTTTTGCATATTTAAAAAAAGCTGCTGCCTTTACAAATTGCGAATTAGGTGTATTACCTATTGAAAAACGAGATTTAATTGCTCAAGTATGCGATGAAATTTTGGAAGGTAAACACGACGATCAATTTCCTTTGGTTATTTGGCAAACAGGTTCTGGCACACAGAGTAACATGAACGTAAATGAGGTGATAGCTAATAGAGCACAGCAATTGGCTGGTCAGGTTATTGGTGAAGGCGAAAAAGTTATACAACCAAATGATGATGTTAACAAGTCTCAATCTTCAAATGACACCTTCCCTACTGGTATGCATATTGCTGCATATAAGAAAATTGTAGAGACAACTATTCCAGGAGTAAAACAACTTAGAGATACCTTAAAAAAGAAATCAGAAGCCTTTAAAAATGTGGTTAAAATTGGTCGTACCCATTTAATGGATGCTACACCACTAACCTTAGGTCAAGAACTTTCTGGTTATGTTGCTCAATTAAATCACGGCATTAAAGCTTTAGAAAACACTTTACCACATTTAAGTGAATTAGCCTTAGGAGGTACAGCCGTTGGAACAGGTTTAAATACCCCTAAAGGGTACAGTAAACGTGTTGCTGAGTACATTGCTAAATTTACAGAGCTACCATTTGTAACAGCTCCCAATAAATTTGAAGCATTAGCAGCGCACGACGCTTTAGTTGAAACACATGGCGCTTTAAAACAATTGGCCGTATCATTAAACAAAATAGCCAATGATATAAGAATGATGGCTTCTGGTCCGCGTTCTGGTATTGGAGAAATTATCATCCCTGCTAACGAGCCAGGAAGTTCAATTATGCCTGGAAAAGTAAACCCTACCCAATGTGAAGCATTAACCATGGTTTGCGCGCAAGTAATGGGGAATGACGTAGCAGTTTCTGTTGGTGGTTTACAAGGGCATTATGAATTGAATGTGTTTAAACCAATAATGGCTGCAAACGTTTTACAGTCTGCTCAATTAATTGGAAATGCCTGTGTGAGTTTTGAAGAAAATTGTGCTATTGGTATTGAGCCTAACCAAGAGGTTATTACAAAGCTTTTAAACAATTCATTAATGCTTGTAACCGCTTTAAATACCAAAATAGGGTATTATAAAGCAGCCGAAATTGCCAATACAGCCCATAAAAATGGTACCACTTTAAAAGAAGAAGCTGTAAGATTAGGCTATGTAACTCCAGAAGATTATGATGCTTGGGTAAAACCCGAAGATATGGTTGGTAGCTTAAAATAG
- a CDS encoding peroxiredoxin, producing MATIRLGDIAPNFTAESTEGTINFHDWLGDGWGILFSHPADYTPVCTTELGTVAKYKAEFDKRNVKVVALSVDGLESHKGWVNDINETQNTTVNFPIIADEDRKVSELYDMIHPNANDKLTVRSVFVIGNDKKVKLIITYPASTGRNFDELLRVIDSLQLTAYHKVATPANWNHGEDVVISPAITNEQIPNMFPKGHKEITPYLRMTPQPNLD from the coding sequence ATGGCAACAATTAGATTAGGAGACATTGCCCCAAACTTTACAGCTGAATCAACAGAAGGTACGATCAATTTTCACGATTGGTTAGGAGATGGTTGGGGAATTTTATTTTCGCATCCAGCCGACTACACGCCTGTTTGTACTACCGAATTAGGTACTGTGGCTAAATATAAAGCAGAATTTGATAAACGAAATGTTAAAGTAGTAGCCCTTAGTGTAGACGGATTAGAATCTCATAAAGGTTGGGTAAATGATATTAACGAAACTCAAAATACAACGGTTAATTTTCCAATTATAGCAGATGAAGATAGAAAAGTATCTGAATTGTACGATATGATTCATCCCAATGCTAACGACAAATTAACAGTGCGTTCTGTATTTGTTATTGGAAATGATAAGAAGGTAAAATTGATTATTACTTATCCAGCTTCAACAGGAAGAAATTTTGATGAATTATTACGCGTTATAGATTCATTGCAATTAACAGCTTACCATAAAGTGGCTACACCAGCAAACTGGAATCATGGAGAAGATGTAGTTATTTCACCAGCAATTACCAATGAGCAAATTCCAAACATGTTCCCTAAAGGACATAAAGAGATAACACCTTATTTAAGAATGACGCCACAGCCGAATTTAGATTAA
- a CDS encoding VOC family protein, whose translation MKANKPIVWFEIYVDDMERASNFYEAVLNITLETMPSPTDDAVQMKCFPGDMENYGATGALVKMEGFKAGGNSTLVYFGSVDCTIEEARVEQAGGKIVTPKMSIGKHGYISLFSDTEGNVVGLHSME comes from the coding sequence ATGAAAGCAAATAAACCGATAGTTTGGTTTGAAATTTACGTAGATGATATGGAACGAGCTTCTAATTTTTATGAGGCTGTTTTGAATATTACATTAGAAACTATGCCAAGCCCTACTGACGATGCTGTTCAAATGAAATGTTTTCCGGGGGATATGGAAAATTACGGAGCTACTGGCGCTTTGGTTAAAATGGAAGGCTTTAAAGCCGGAGGAAATTCAACTTTAGTTTATTTTGGCAGCGTTGATTGTACAATAGAAGAAGCACGTGTAGAACAAGCAGGTGGTAAAATAGTTACCCCAAAAATGTCTATTGGTAAACATGGGTATATTTCACTGTTTTCAGATACAGAAGGCAATGTGGTAGGATTGCATTCTATGGAGTAA